CGGACTTGGACAATTACACCACGGTAGTTATCAAACCAGGAATCAAAAAGTAAGGCCTTGAGTGGCGCGTTTACGTCGCCAACCGGAGGAGGAATAATCTTCACGATACTTTCCATTAAGGCTTCAATGCCCAGTCCCGTTTTCGCACTTACCGGAACGGCAATCTCAGCATCTAGACCTACAACTTCGCGAATTTGCAATTTAGTCAGCTCAATGTCTGCTTGCGGGAGATCGATTTTATTAATTACAGGAAGAATTTCAACGTCATTGGCAATCGCAGTATAGCAGTTAGCCATAGTCTGAGCCTGCACTCCTTGAGCTGCGTCCAAAACAAGCAAGGCGCCGTCACAGGCAGCAAGGCTGCGTGACACTTCGTAATGAAAGTCGACGTGACCAGGAGTGTCAATCAAGTTTAATTGATAGAGATTCCCATCTTGAGCTTTATAAGCGAGACTCACCGAACGTGATTTAATCGTAATGCCTCTTTCGCGTTCAATATCCATATCATCAAGGAGTTGTTCTTGCTTTTCACGAGCAGACACAGCTCCCGTAATATCGAGAATGCGATCAGCTAAGGTCGACTTACCATGGTCGATATGAGCAATAATTGAAAAATTACGGATAAAACGTTGATCAGAAACAAACATTATGAAAACTTCTTAGGGTTTCGAGTAGTCCACGGTCGAGTGTTACCGTTTGAGACCAACCGAGTTGAGATTTAATTCTTGAATGATCGATTACACTACGGCGTTGTTCACCTAGCATTGCAGGTCCGTGAAGGATTTCGGACTTAGGTTGCGTAGAAAAAATATCACTAAAAGCCTTAACTAAGCTGGCGGTAATTTGATTAACAGATGTTTCGATACCAGTGCCAACATTAAAGACAGCAAACTTTTCGCCCGTTTGCCGATGCAGGGCTAATAAATTAGCTTTGACTACATCTGCCACATAAACGAAATCTCGAGTCTGTTCACCGTCACCATTGACGATTAATTGCTTCTGCTCGAGTAATTTTCCACAAAAGATTGCAACGACTCCGGCCTCACCTTTTGCATTTTGGCGTGGGCCGTAGACGTTTGCATAACGTAACGCGGTAGCCTGAATATTACTTTGCCGTGTGTAGTATTCCAGGAAAAGTTCCCCGGCACGCTTACTTACACCGTAAGGACACTCTGCACGCGAGGGATGACTTTCAGAGGCTGGGAAAATTTCCTGCTCCCCATAGATCGCTCCACCCGTAGAAGCAAAAATGAAGTTACGCACCGCTGCTTGTTTTGCTGCTTCAAGTAGTCGCACCGTGCCTTCAACGTTAACAGAGACATCATATGCTGGATTTTCTACACTTAAACGCACGCTAGCTTGAGCGGCGTGGTGAAAAACTGCAGCAGGTTTGAAATTCAATATTGCTTGAAAAGCTTCGTCACTGCGGATGTCAGCTTTGACAAGTTCGACATTGCCTGTCGCTAAAGCAGTCGCTAGATTTTTCTCCGTGCCAGTCTGCAGCGTGTCAATTACAAGCACTTTCATTCCGGCTTGAGCCAGAGCATCAACTAGGTGCGAGCCAATAAAACCCGCGCCGCCAGTAACTAGAGCGCGCTCCATTATTGCTCACCCCGCTTAAGTCGAGCTTCGAAGTCTTTTATCGTGCGCATTAGTCCGTCCTCAAGCTTAACGCTCGGTTGCCAATTTAACCTTTCCTTGGCGCGCGTAATATCAGGCTTGCGACGCGTTGGATCATCTGTCGGAAGCGGCAAGTATTTAAAGCTGGATTTGGAAGCAGTAAGTTTAACCACTAACTCTGCGAGTTCCTTGACTGTCATTTCACGGGGATTGCCTAAGTTAATTGGACCGATTTCATTTTCAGAGTCCATCATCGCCACTAACCCACTTACCAGGTCATCAACATAGCAAAATGATCTAGTTTGACTGCCATCGCCGTATAAAGTGATCGGTTCACCGC
The sequence above is drawn from the bacterium genome and encodes:
- a CDS encoding SDR family NAD(P)-dependent oxidoreductase; this encodes MERALVTGGAGFIGSHLVDALAQAGMKVLVIDTLQTGTEKNLATALATGNVELVKADIRSDEAFQAILNFKPAAVFHHAAQASVRLSVENPAYDVSVNVEGTVRLLEAAKQAAVRNFIFASTGGAIYGEQEIFPASESHPSRAECPYGVSKRAGELFLEYYTRQSNIQATALRYANVYGPRQNAKGEAGVVAIFCGKLLEQKQLIVNGDGEQTRDFVYVADVVKANLLALHRQTGEKFAVFNVGTGIETSVNQITASLVKAFSDIFSTQPKSEILHGPAMLGEQRRSVIDHSRIKSQLGWSQTVTLDRGLLETLRSFHNVCF